The following proteins are encoded in a genomic region of Blastopirellula marina:
- a CDS encoding glycosyltransferase, which yields MKIGLFCPEVPGHLNPMTTLASELSRRGHEVTMVGCQRAESIVARANLPFYPLGTDDPLNAELEEGFRVLGTTSGFQAMMQTGKIYSLHSQLSQKYIPAAFDTLNFDGLVVDQVCPVPALEADRRQLPYAVACNALAVYWDPLIPPPPLAWSYRDDWYGRLRNEMAKHVVLAAYYWFANDRKSADPLLLIREFNRGVVHVAQQPDFFEYPRTFYPPNLHYTGPWHRSERDDTAVDFPWQWLDGRPLIYASMGTLQNNLSNVFQSIIEAVKDLPMQVVLSKGGGQVDLPGQLPDNVLLVERAPQLRLLERAKLVITHAGLNTALECLAHGIPMLCLPVTNDQPGVAKRVEYLGNGRCIPVRQVTTARLKQELKRILEEDLYQAKATQFAEALAKFDGPEVAAELIEQALLSKQPLPNAKHIAKSTAE from the coding sequence ATGAAGATCGGTCTGTTTTGTCCTGAGGTCCCTGGGCATCTGAATCCGATGACTACGCTGGCCAGCGAACTATCTCGTCGCGGCCACGAGGTCACCATGGTGGGGTGCCAACGTGCGGAAAGCATTGTCGCGCGAGCCAACCTTCCTTTCTATCCTTTAGGCACAGATGATCCGCTGAACGCCGAACTGGAAGAAGGTTTCCGCGTGCTTGGAACCACCAGTGGCTTTCAAGCGATGATGCAAACGGGCAAGATCTACTCGCTCCATTCTCAGCTTTCCCAAAAGTACATTCCTGCGGCGTTCGATACATTGAACTTCGACGGGCTCGTGGTCGATCAGGTCTGTCCCGTTCCGGCACTCGAAGCGGATCGTCGTCAACTTCCCTATGCCGTGGCATGCAACGCCCTGGCCGTGTACTGGGATCCGTTGATTCCACCACCTCCTCTGGCTTGGAGTTATCGAGACGATTGGTATGGACGCCTTCGAAATGAAATGGCCAAGCATGTGGTGCTGGCGGCCTATTACTGGTTTGCAAACGACCGAAAGTCCGCCGATCCCTTGCTGTTGATTCGTGAGTTCAACCGTGGCGTCGTTCATGTGGCTCAACAGCCCGATTTTTTCGAGTACCCTCGCACGTTCTATCCGCCTAATTTGCATTACACAGGCCCCTGGCATCGGTCAGAACGGGACGACACCGCGGTCGATTTTCCCTGGCAGTGGCTTGATGGCCGTCCCCTCATCTATGCTTCGATGGGCACGCTCCAAAACAACTTGAGCAATGTCTTCCAAAGTATTATCGAAGCGGTAAAAGATTTACCGATGCAAGTTGTGCTGAGCAAAGGGGGCGGGCAAGTCGACCTTCCGGGACAACTACCGGACAATGTGCTATTGGTAGAGCGTGCCCCACAGCTTCGCCTATTGGAGCGAGCGAAGCTGGTCATCACCCATGCCGGACTGAATACGGCTCTAGAGTGTCTGGCCCACGGCATCCCCATGCTTTGCTTACCGGTGACCAACGACCAGCCTGGCGTCGCGAAGCGTGTCGAGTACCTTGGAAACGGGCGTTGCATTCCCGTGCGTCAAGTTACGACAGCTCGATTGAAGCAAGAACTGAAACGCATTCTTGAGGAGGATTTGTATCAAGCGAAAGCAACTCAGTTTGCGGAAGCGTTGGCCAAGTTCGACGGTCCGGAGGTGGCAGCCGAACTCATTGAGCAGGCCTTACTTTCGAAACAGCCACTCCCGAATGCGAAGCACATCGCTAAGTCAACCGCCGAGTAA
- a CDS encoding 3'-5' exonuclease, with the protein MSEAAVRYLVFDVESVADGQLVSRLKYPDEGLSPEDAVNKFRAELMAEKGSDFIPYTFQVPVSVAIAKLDIDLNLIDQVVLDAPKFRPPVITEHFWRGWKAYKRPTFVTFNGRAFDIPLMELAAFRFGLSVPDWFNLNAKNFEQSRYRYNTDSHLDLYDVLTNYGASRFTGGLNLAANLLGKPGKMEIEGWMVQDLYHSGKLEEINEYCRCDVLDTYFVFLRSCVLLGKLTLEREQELIQQTKHWLEQRTTETPIYQTYLDGWGDWENPWE; encoded by the coding sequence ATGTCGGAAGCGGCGGTACGATACCTGGTGTTCGATGTCGAATCGGTCGCCGATGGTCAACTCGTTTCGCGATTGAAATATCCCGACGAAGGACTTTCGCCAGAAGACGCCGTCAACAAATTTCGCGCCGAGTTGATGGCGGAAAAGGGAAGCGATTTCATTCCCTATACGTTTCAAGTGCCCGTTTCGGTGGCAATCGCCAAGCTCGATATCGATTTGAATCTCATCGATCAGGTGGTGCTCGACGCCCCCAAGTTTCGGCCGCCGGTGATTACGGAACATTTTTGGCGTGGCTGGAAAGCCTACAAACGCCCCACGTTTGTCACCTTCAACGGTCGGGCGTTTGACATTCCCTTAATGGAACTGGCCGCATTTCGCTTTGGTCTGAGCGTACCGGACTGGTTTAATTTGAATGCGAAGAATTTCGAGCAATCGCGTTATCGCTACAACACCGACTCGCACCTCGATCTGTACGACGTCCTGACCAACTACGGAGCTAGTCGTTTCACTGGCGGCTTGAACCTGGCTGCCAATCTTCTCGGCAAGCCGGGCAAGATGGAAATCGAAGGTTGGATGGTCCAAGATCTTTACCACTCCGGCAAACTAGAAGAGATCAACGAGTATTGCCGCTGCGATGTGCTTGATACCTACTTTGTGTTCCTACGTAGCTGCGTACTGTTGGGCAAGCTGACGCTGGAGCGCGAACAGGAACTCATCCAGCAGACCAAACATTGGCTTGAACAGCGGACAACCGAGACGCCGATCTATCAAACCTATCTCGATGGCTGGGGCGACTGGGAAAATCCTTGGGAATGA
- the pepT gene encoding peptidase T yields the protein MSRERLLNRFLKYTQIDTTAGEPGEKYPSSDGQLVLGKLLAEEMREMGITDAEQDKFGLVYGTVPGKVSSCPIVALNSHVDTSPETTGKNVKPNVIHDYAGGDIQLSGDPSKVITVRENPELNDLHGCTLITTDGTTLLGGDDKAGIAVILEAAQRLLENDSLKTGPLKILFTCDEEIGHGVDHVDLERLGADVCYTLDGPGANELNAETFSADLATITVKGVNIHPSIAKGRMINSIRAASSLVAKLPVDKLAPESTEEREGFIHPYIVHGGVAETIVHCILRSFETDELTKQAELLRTLAQEVEAEFPGCEISVEITPQYRNLRDGLDKEPRAVPIAERAHQELGRKVNKSVIRGGTDGSALTAQGLPTPNLSTGQHNPHSPLEWACLDEMEQAVELVLKLLELWATEPKSPSASS from the coding sequence ATGAGCCGTGAACGTCTGCTAAACCGTTTTCTGAAATACACCCAAATCGATACCACTGCCGGTGAGCCAGGTGAGAAGTATCCCAGCAGCGATGGGCAACTAGTTCTCGGAAAGTTGTTGGCTGAAGAGATGCGTGAAATGGGGATCACCGATGCCGAGCAAGATAAGTTTGGTTTGGTCTATGGGACGGTGCCTGGCAAGGTGAGCAGTTGTCCGATTGTCGCGTTGAATTCGCACGTCGATACATCGCCTGAAACGACGGGAAAGAATGTCAAACCGAACGTTATTCATGACTATGCCGGCGGTGATATCCAGCTTTCAGGCGATCCCAGCAAAGTGATCACAGTTCGAGAAAATCCTGAGCTGAACGATCTGCATGGTTGCACTTTGATTACGACTGATGGAACAACGCTGCTTGGTGGTGATGACAAAGCAGGAATCGCGGTCATCTTAGAGGCAGCTCAGCGATTGTTAGAAAACGATTCGCTCAAGACCGGGCCGCTAAAGATCTTGTTCACCTGCGACGAGGAGATCGGCCATGGCGTCGATCATGTCGATTTGGAACGACTAGGAGCAGATGTTTGCTACACGCTGGATGGACCGGGGGCGAACGAACTGAACGCTGAAACGTTCTCGGCCGATTTGGCAACCATCACGGTGAAGGGGGTGAACATACATCCTTCGATCGCCAAAGGGCGGATGATCAATTCGATCCGCGCAGCAAGCTCGCTCGTGGCTAAACTGCCGGTCGACAAACTTGCTCCTGAATCGACTGAAGAGCGGGAAGGTTTTATTCACCCTTATATCGTTCATGGGGGTGTCGCTGAGACTATCGTGCACTGCATTCTCCGCTCGTTTGAAACCGACGAATTGACCAAGCAGGCAGAGTTGTTGCGGACTTTGGCTCAAGAAGTTGAAGCGGAGTTCCCAGGCTGTGAGATTTCAGTTGAGATCACGCCCCAGTATCGCAACCTGCGAGATGGCCTCGATAAGGAGCCGCGTGCGGTTCCGATTGCGGAGCGAGCTCACCAGGAACTTGGTCGGAAGGTGAACAAGAGTGTCATTCGAGGTGGCACCGATGGGTCGGCCCTGACCGCTCAGGGACTGCCAACCCCGAATCTTTCAACTGGTCAGCACAATCCTCACTCGCCGCTGGAATGGGCCTGCCTTGACGAAATGGAGCAAGCGGTCGAGCTGGTTTTGAAGCTGCTAGAGCTGTGGGCAACCGAACCGAAAAGCCCGTCTGCCAGCAGCTAG
- a CDS encoding glycosyltransferase codes for MLKVSIVIPSVNNARRLETTLVSLLENRPSDCEIVVPHCGYYDDPYDIADEVRFVEVPAARTEMELLAVAWSMCRAPVVHTLAAGATVEAGWLDSVLPKFDRAEVGAVVPATLFAEQDQPIFGVQADAMGVRAAGTASETQGPMWQAAFYRYSLLEALGGFCTRLEEYADLDVALWVAQAGGVCQVAQDCRIEMNDPCDVNQVTTQRIRLAKTLQMRHQNWFAAQGKSSGKLGWLSRSVGSGSLSTMMSALTAKADTSAAQHRLPNLDEVRAVIAGQGQTFRFQPRQEDQHTQLHRHAA; via the coding sequence GTGCTGAAAGTCTCTATCGTCATCCCGAGCGTCAACAACGCCCGCCGATTAGAAACCACCTTAGTTTCGCTGTTGGAGAACCGTCCAAGCGACTGCGAGATCGTTGTGCCTCATTGCGGCTACTACGACGATCCGTACGACATTGCTGACGAAGTCCGCTTTGTCGAAGTGCCGGCAGCGAGGACCGAGATGGAACTGCTGGCCGTTGCCTGGTCGATGTGCCGAGCTCCGGTCGTGCATACATTGGCCGCCGGTGCAACCGTCGAAGCTGGTTGGCTCGATTCGGTTTTGCCTAAGTTCGATCGGGCAGAAGTTGGTGCGGTTGTGCCAGCGACCCTTTTTGCCGAACAGGACCAGCCGATCTTCGGTGTCCAGGCCGACGCGATGGGCGTCCGCGCTGCTGGCACCGCTAGCGAAACGCAAGGGCCAATGTGGCAGGCAGCGTTCTATCGATATTCGCTTCTAGAGGCTCTAGGAGGCTTCTGCACTCGTTTGGAAGAGTATGCCGATTTGGATGTCGCCTTGTGGGTCGCACAAGCTGGTGGTGTCTGTCAGGTGGCTCAGGACTGTCGGATCGAAATGAACGATCCATGTGATGTGAACCAGGTGACGACTCAGCGAATTCGCTTGGCGAAGACCCTGCAGATGCGTCATCAAAACTGGTTTGCCGCTCAAGGGAAGAGCAGCGGAAAGCTGGGCTGGCTGTCACGTAGCGTAGGAAGTGGCTCGTTGTCGACAATGATGTCTGCGTTGACGGCCAAGGCGGACACCAGTGCCGCTCAGCATCGTTTGCCCAACTTAGATGAGGTGCGCGCGGTAATCGCGGGTCAGGGGCAGACCTTTCGTTTCCAACCACGTCAAGAAGATCAACACACGCAACTTCACCGTCACGCTGCGTAA
- a CDS encoding flavin-containing monooxygenase — translation MNHPSDLQVLVIGAGPSGLVTLKTLRQLGINATCVDRNERIGGNWDIESPFSSVYESAHLISSKGMTQFADFPMPEEYPEYPSHHQVLAYLNSYAERFDLGQYIRKKITVNRVEKVNDGWILTISPSDGLSSTVEKYNAIVIANGHHAEPMLPEAVGEFSGEVLHAHAYKHHRQLADRRVLVVGAGNSGCDIAVEAAIHGRSAAISMRRGYHFFPKFIRGKPADVVGDRVRRWPIPRSWQRLLSQFVVDWTIGRPHRYGLPKPEHRLFEAHPIINSQLPYYAGHGKLSVFPDIRLLDGNEVEFTDGRRETFDTIIYATGYQLTFPFIQPELLNTVDGIPQLYLHAFHPTDDTLFVAGMIQPNSGQWPLTDLQAQIIARYLKATQSESTSADAFREEKRSVQSAATSREGFLATPRHRLEVDYFEYRRTLQKIIRKLDAT, via the coding sequence ATGAATCATCCATCTGATCTCCAGGTGCTTGTTATCGGAGCTGGCCCATCTGGGCTCGTGACCTTGAAGACCTTGCGCCAATTAGGAATCAATGCAACATGCGTTGATCGAAACGAGCGAATTGGAGGAAATTGGGATATCGAGTCGCCGTTCAGCAGCGTTTATGAGTCGGCCCATCTGATTTCGTCTAAAGGGATGACCCAGTTCGCCGATTTCCCGATGCCCGAGGAGTACCCCGAATATCCCAGCCATCATCAAGTGCTAGCCTACCTCAACTCCTACGCGGAACGGTTTGATTTGGGTCAGTATATTCGCAAAAAAATCACCGTTAATCGAGTAGAAAAGGTGAATGATGGCTGGATCTTAACCATTTCCCCCTCGGACGGTTTGTCCTCAACAGTCGAGAAATACAATGCGATCGTCATTGCGAACGGGCATCACGCAGAGCCGATGCTACCAGAGGCGGTTGGCGAATTCTCTGGAGAGGTATTACACGCGCACGCTTATAAACATCATCGCCAACTTGCGGATCGCCGCGTCTTGGTCGTAGGGGCTGGAAACAGTGGCTGCGACATTGCTGTGGAAGCAGCTATCCATGGGAGATCGGCGGCGATCAGCATGCGGCGTGGATACCATTTCTTTCCCAAGTTTATTCGAGGAAAGCCCGCCGATGTGGTGGGAGATCGGGTGCGACGCTGGCCGATCCCTCGTTCCTGGCAGCGGCTTCTATCGCAGTTTGTCGTTGATTGGACGATCGGACGTCCGCATCGCTATGGATTGCCGAAGCCAGAGCATCGACTGTTTGAAGCCCATCCGATTATCAACTCGCAATTGCCTTATTACGCAGGGCACGGCAAGTTGTCAGTGTTTCCCGATATTCGACTGTTGGACGGCAATGAAGTCGAGTTCACGGATGGACGACGGGAGACGTTCGATACGATCATCTACGCGACCGGGTATCAGCTGACGTTTCCATTCATTCAGCCAGAGCTACTCAATACGGTTGATGGGATCCCTCAGCTTTATCTGCACGCGTTCCATCCCACTGATGACACACTGTTTGTCGCGGGAATGATTCAGCCCAACAGCGGCCAGTGGCCTCTGACCGATTTGCAGGCGCAAATCATTGCTCGTTACCTGAAGGCAACTCAGAGTGAATCGACGTCGGCGGACGCATTTCGCGAGGAGAAACGATCCGTCCAAAGTGCCGCGACATCGCGTGAAGGCTTTCTGGCCACGCCGCGTCATCGTTTGGAAGTCGATTATTTCGAGTACCGACGCACGCTGCAGAAGATTATTCGAAAGTTGGATGCGACCTAG
- a CDS encoding sulfatase produces the protein MNRLPTIALVALILSTLVTYLPAAESKRPNILFAFADDWGKQASIYGQLEPGGINDVIQTPHFDQIAKQGVLFKNAFVNAPSCTPCRSSLLSGQYFWRTGRGAILRGAVWDPTIPSYPLLLNDAGYHIGQTYKVWSPGTPVDAPYGGQKFAYEKAGGAFNQFSQRATALVKKGKSVEEAKEELYGQVRGNFKAFLSARNEGAPFCYWFGPTNVHRKWIAGSGKELWDINPDDLEGKMPKFMPDVPVVRQDLADYLGEIQAFDAALGILVEELKQAGELDNTIIVVSGDHGPPGFPEGKCNLYDFGTHVALAIAGPGVNGGRVVDDFTILPDLAPTFLEAAGEPVPDVMTAKSLWPVLMSEKEGLVDPARTAAFTGRERHVEMARTGNKPYPMRGIQTADYQLIVNFRPDRWPMGNPYNLDGDNPPTKDELTNQTSVTYPDDDASPTKAFLVMHRNDPAVKPLYERNYGKRPRIELYDLKKDPSQMTNVADDPSYAKVRAELTKRLMNELEASGDPRLIEDGKFFETPPMAGPLPDDVPKPNRQRARK, from the coding sequence ATGAATCGCCTACCAACGATTGCGCTGGTAGCTTTGATTCTTAGCACGCTGGTTACCTACTTACCGGCTGCGGAATCGAAGCGTCCGAACATTCTCTTTGCCTTCGCCGACGATTGGGGAAAGCAGGCCAGTATTTATGGTCAGCTTGAGCCTGGCGGAATCAATGACGTTATCCAAACGCCTCATTTCGATCAGATCGCCAAGCAAGGTGTTTTGTTCAAGAACGCGTTTGTAAACGCACCTTCCTGCACGCCTTGCCGTAGCTCGCTCCTTTCAGGGCAGTATTTCTGGCGAACTGGGCGGGGTGCGATTTTGCGAGGCGCGGTCTGGGATCCGACGATCCCCAGTTATCCGCTCCTGCTAAACGATGCCGGTTATCACATTGGTCAGACCTACAAAGTTTGGAGCCCTGGTACGCCGGTTGATGCTCCGTATGGAGGTCAGAAGTTTGCTTACGAAAAAGCAGGCGGGGCCTTCAATCAGTTCTCGCAGCGAGCAACTGCCCTCGTTAAGAAAGGCAAGTCGGTTGAAGAAGCGAAAGAAGAGCTGTACGGCCAGGTGCGTGGCAACTTCAAGGCGTTCCTCAGTGCCCGAAACGAAGGGGCGCCCTTCTGTTATTGGTTCGGTCCAACCAACGTCCATCGCAAATGGATCGCTGGAAGCGGCAAGGAACTGTGGGATATCAACCCAGACGATCTGGAAGGAAAGATGCCGAAGTTCATGCCCGACGTTCCTGTCGTGCGACAAGACTTAGCGGATTATCTTGGCGAGATCCAAGCGTTCGATGCCGCGCTCGGGATTTTGGTTGAAGAATTGAAGCAAGCGGGAGAGCTCGACAATACGATCATCGTGGTGAGTGGCGACCACGGCCCGCCTGGCTTTCCTGAGGGTAAGTGCAATTTATACGACTTTGGAACGCACGTTGCCCTGGCGATCGCTGGACCTGGTGTGAACGGAGGTCGCGTGGTCGATGACTTTACGATTTTGCCAGACCTGGCTCCCACCTTTTTAGAAGCTGCGGGCGAACCAGTCCCGGATGTGATGACGGCCAAAAGTCTGTGGCCGGTGCTGATGTCGGAGAAGGAGGGACTTGTCGACCCGGCCCGTACCGCGGCATTTACGGGACGCGAACGCCACGTCGAGATGGCACGGACAGGAAATAAGCCGTATCCAATGCGAGGGATTCAAACGGCTGACTATCAATTAATTGTCAACTTTCGGCCAGACCGTTGGCCAATGGGCAACCCGTACAATTTGGATGGAGATAATCCACCGACCAAGGATGAGTTGACCAATCAAACCTCGGTGACTTATCCCGACGACGATGCAAGTCCGACCAAGGCATTCCTGGTGATGCATCGAAACGATCCGGCGGTGAAGCCGCTGTATGAGCGGAACTATGGGAAGCGACCGCGAATCGAATTGTACGATTTGAAGAAGGATCCTAGTCAGATGACCAACGTGGCAGACGATCCGAGCTATGCCAAAGTCAGAGCTGAATTGACCAAGCGTTTGATGAACGAGCTTGAGGCCAGCGGCGACCCACGGTTGATCGAAGATGGTAAGTTCTTCGAGACACCTCCTATGGCAGGTCCGCTCCCGGATGACGTGCCGAAGCCGAATCGGCAACGTGCTCGGAAGTGA
- a CDS encoding sulfatase family protein — protein MKTLLHALTCCIVLSCLVSSGSAETKTPNIIVIMADDLGYGDVGCYGSKAIPTPHIDALASDGLRFTSGYCSTSTCTPTRFAFLTGMYAFRQQGTGIAPPNATSIIKPSTETFPEVLQKAGYKTAVVGKWHLGLGEGKGPDWNGELKPGPLEIGFDYCFLLPTTNDRVPSVYVENHRVRDLDPNDPLWVGNKNPDGQPTGVTARDTLKLDWSHGHNNTIHNGIGRIGFFTGGHAARWRDEDLADEWVKKSNEWIKANKDEPFFLFFASHDTHVPRMPHERFQGKTSVGLRGDAIVQLDWCVGELVKTLDELKLTENTLIVFCSDNGPVLDDGYKDGAVEKLGDHLPAGPYRGGKYTPFEGGTRTPFIVKWPEVVKPGQTSDKMITTTDLGATFASIVGQEVPEGALPDSEALPETLLGEADAKGRDYVVEEAPRGIGLRVGEWKLVREGRNKNSKLSLYNLAKDPGETADVSKANQMKFNELKELLAQIEAEK, from the coding sequence ATGAAGACCCTGCTTCATGCCCTGACATGCTGCATTGTGCTTAGTTGCCTTGTCTCGTCCGGATCTGCGGAAACGAAGACGCCTAACATAATCGTCATAATGGCAGACGACCTCGGTTACGGCGACGTTGGCTGCTACGGCTCGAAGGCCATCCCGACACCACACATCGATGCCCTTGCCAGCGACGGTTTACGGTTCACCAGTGGTTACTGCTCGACTTCAACCTGCACACCGACCCGCTTCGCGTTTCTGACCGGCATGTACGCTTTTCGCCAGCAAGGAACCGGGATCGCTCCGCCGAACGCTACCTCGATTATCAAACCATCGACCGAAACCTTCCCAGAAGTTCTGCAAAAGGCTGGCTACAAAACGGCCGTGGTTGGCAAGTGGCACCTGGGCCTTGGCGAAGGAAAAGGTCCCGACTGGAATGGCGAACTGAAACCAGGCCCACTGGAGATTGGCTTCGACTACTGCTTTCTCCTACCCACGACCAATGATCGCGTACCAAGCGTCTATGTTGAAAACCATCGCGTTCGCGATCTCGATCCCAACGATCCGCTGTGGGTTGGTAACAAGAATCCAGACGGTCAACCGACTGGCGTGACAGCGCGTGATACGCTCAAGCTCGACTGGAGCCACGGACACAACAACACCATTCACAACGGCATCGGTCGCATTGGGTTCTTTACCGGCGGGCACGCGGCTCGCTGGCGCGACGAGGACCTAGCCGACGAATGGGTTAAAAAGTCGAACGAGTGGATCAAAGCCAACAAGGACGAGCCGTTCTTCTTGTTCTTTGCCTCTCACGACACGCATGTCCCTCGAATGCCGCACGAACGATTTCAAGGCAAGACTTCAGTAGGCCTGCGTGGTGATGCGATTGTTCAGCTCGACTGGTGTGTGGGTGAACTCGTGAAGACACTCGACGAATTGAAGCTTACCGAGAACACATTGATCGTCTTTTGCAGTGATAATGGTCCTGTACTGGACGACGGCTACAAAGATGGTGCGGTCGAAAAACTGGGAGATCACCTGCCGGCTGGCCCTTATCGTGGTGGCAAATACACTCCGTTTGAAGGGGGAACCCGAACGCCATTCATCGTGAAATGGCCCGAGGTCGTGAAGCCAGGACAAACTTCGGACAAGATGATCACTACGACCGACTTAGGTGCTACATTCGCATCGATCGTTGGGCAAGAAGTTCCTGAGGGTGCTCTACCTGATAGCGAAGCTTTGCCGGAAACGTTGCTCGGCGAAGCTGATGCGAAGGGTCGCGACTACGTTGTGGAAGAAGCCCCACGCGGAATTGGCTTACGCGTCGGCGAATGGAAGCTAGTTCGCGAAGGCCGTAACAAGAACAGCAAGTTGTCGCTGTACAATCTTGCCAAAGATCCAGGTGAAACGGCCGATGTTTCCAAAGCGAATCAAATGAAGTTCAACGAACTGAAAGAACTGCTTGCCCAAATTGAAGCGGAAAAGTAA
- a CDS encoding YciI family protein: MKYILLMYHTEGVFTPEELPREMQYSLELCKELHAKGQFLGASPLLPVSAATSLSSKSGRLDVVDGPFAETKEQLGGYVLVDVPNLDDAIEVAQKFPAAKRGTVEIRPLFELEGIPKVTD, from the coding sequence ATGAAATACATCTTGCTGATGTACCATACCGAAGGTGTTTTCACGCCTGAAGAATTGCCGCGGGAAATGCAGTACTCCTTGGAACTGTGCAAGGAGCTGCATGCCAAAGGGCAGTTCCTCGGAGCTTCACCTTTGCTGCCGGTTAGTGCCGCGACCAGTTTAAGCAGTAAGTCCGGTCGACTCGACGTCGTCGACGGTCCATTCGCCGAAACCAAAGAACAGCTTGGTGGCTATGTATTGGTCGACGTTCCGAATCTGGACGATGCGATCGAGGTAGCTCAGAAGTTTCCGGCGGCGAAACGAGGAACGGTCGAGATCCGTCCTTTGTTCGAGTTGGAGGGGATTCCGAAAGTAACCGATTAG
- a CDS encoding DUF4038 domain-containing protein — protein MRFLLLIVVSLVFLEFTSSRLLGDDVGKWDRWEHSFTASDKTPESADVSVTLTSPSGKIFQRRTFWDGGRTWKVRFKPDEIGIWKFSTSSDAYYSGLSNQSGNFRCVQNTGQTIFQQHGPIEVSTNGRYLQHADGTPFFWLADTAWNGALLSDEKDWDSYLSDRQAKHFTAIQLVTTQWRTAYKNQEGQVAYEGREAIQIHPEFFKRLDARIDAVNQHNLLAAPVMLWALGDESYTPGKLPTDQAIKLAKYIEARYGGNDVLWFLGGDENYSGQRAEHWKAIGKAVFANRHHAPVTLHPQGMQWHFDSFTNEKWLDVLIYQSGHGDSDAALSWIHSGPPSKLWQNDPPRPIINSEPPYEGHIAYNSKKPHPAYNVRRAAYWSLLNAPTAGVSYGAHGVWSWETKPNTPQNHGGSGIANPWNEAINLPGSTDMGYLARLFTSLDWWKLRPANDVVKSPNGKQRPAEHISAARSDNGNLFVAYLPVGGEVVLDTSKIARVKNFFWFDPRTGKRNAADAKRPGQFQAPDQQDWVLVGEAN, from the coding sequence ATGCGTTTTTTGCTTCTTATCGTGGTGTCGCTCGTTTTTCTGGAATTCACGTCGTCACGCTTGCTAGGCGATGATGTGGGCAAGTGGGATCGCTGGGAACATTCGTTCACTGCATCCGACAAGACGCCAGAATCTGCCGACGTTTCTGTAACGCTGACCAGTCCATCTGGGAAAATCTTTCAGCGACGGACCTTTTGGGATGGCGGTCGTACTTGGAAGGTCCGCTTTAAGCCGGATGAGATCGGGATTTGGAAATTCAGTACGAGCTCTGATGCCTATTACTCTGGCCTAAGCAATCAGTCTGGCAACTTCCGCTGTGTGCAAAACACCGGGCAGACCATCTTTCAGCAGCATGGTCCGATCGAGGTCTCAACAAACGGACGGTATCTTCAACATGCCGACGGAACTCCTTTCTTCTGGCTCGCGGATACCGCGTGGAACGGTGCCCTACTTTCCGATGAAAAGGACTGGGACTCCTACCTCAGTGATCGCCAAGCGAAGCACTTCACGGCTATTCAACTCGTTACTACCCAGTGGCGCACGGCCTATAAAAACCAGGAAGGTCAAGTCGCTTACGAGGGACGTGAAGCGATCCAGATTCATCCCGAATTCTTCAAGCGGCTCGATGCCAGAATCGACGCTGTGAACCAGCATAATCTCCTGGCAGCGCCTGTGATGCTCTGGGCATTGGGAGACGAAAGCTATACGCCCGGCAAACTTCCCACCGATCAAGCAATCAAGCTGGCCAAGTACATCGAAGCACGATACGGCGGCAACGATGTGCTCTGGTTTCTCGGTGGTGATGAGAATTACAGTGGCCAACGGGCCGAGCATTGGAAAGCGATCGGCAAAGCGGTGTTTGCCAATCGGCATCATGCTCCGGTTACCTTGCACCCCCAAGGCATGCAATGGCATTTCGATTCGTTCACGAATGAGAAATGGCTCGATGTGCTGATCTATCAAAGTGGTCACGGTGATAGCGACGCCGCATTAAGCTGGATTCATTCCGGTCCGCCATCGAAGCTGTGGCAAAACGATCCGCCGCGTCCAATCATCAACTCCGAGCCTCCTTACGAAGGGCACATCGCATACAATTCGAAGAAGCCACATCCCGCTTACAACGTTCGCCGAGCGGCCTACTGGAGCTTACTTAACGCTCCAACCGCCGGCGTCAGCTATGGTGCCCACGGCGTTTGGAGTTGGGAAACAAAACCAAACACACCGCAGAACCATGGCGGATCTGGCATTGCCAACCCCTGGAATGAAGCGATCAATCTGCCAGGCAGTACCGACATGGGCTATCTGGCACGGCTTTTCACAAGCTTGGATTGGTGGAAGCTTCGCCCAGCGAATGATGTGGTCAAGTCACCTAACGGAAAACAAAGGCCTGCCGAGCATATCTCGGCCGCGCGATCGGACAACGGCAACCTATTCGTGGCGTACTTGCCGGTAGGTGGCGAGGTCGTACTCGACACGTCGAAGATCGCTCGCGTGAAAAATTTCTTCTGGTTTGATCCGCGCACCGGCAAACGCAACGCGGCCGACGCCAAGAGGCCTGGCCAATTCCAGGCTCCTGACCAGCAAGACTGGGTTCTGGTTGGGGAAGCCAACTAA